AACACAAGGCGCTGGTCAGGGACTTGACGGTGGCTTTCTACACCGGGCGCGGCAACGGCGGGGGCGCGTGAAGAACAGGTGTGCACGGAGTGGGTGCGTTGAAACATCACCCATATTGGTCTGGACATGTTCATGCGCTGTCAATAATCTGAACTTGGTCTAGACCGCACGACTCTTGCGCGCAGCAGAGCCCCCGGAACATCCCCCACGTTCTCTAGGAGCGACAAACCATGCGGAAAAGGGCAAGCGCGGCTGTTGTGGGCCTCGCCATCGCAGGCGTCTCCATGTTCGCCACCGGCAGCGCCAGCAGCCACGGCTACACCGACTCCCCGATCAGCCGTCAGAAGCTGTGCGCCAACGGCACCGTGAGCGGCTGCGGAGCCATCCAGTGGGAGCCGCAGAGCGTCGAGGGCCCCAAGGGCTTCCCGGCGGCGGGACCGGCCGACGGCAAGATCTGCGCCGGCGGGAACAGCGGCTTCGCCGCGCTCGACGACCCCCGCGGTGGCAACTGGCCCGCCACGCAGGTCACCGGCGGCCAGGGCTACAGCTTCCGCTGGCAGTTCACCGCCCGCCACGCCACCAGCGACTTCCGCTACTACATCACCAAGAACGGCTGGGACTCCACCAAGCCGCTGACCAGGGCGGCCCTGGAGTCGCAGCCGTTCATGACGGTGCCCTACGGCAACCAGCAGCCCCCTTCGACGCTGGTCCACCAGGGCTCCATGCCCACCCAGAAGTCCGGTAAGCACGTCATCCTGGCCGTCTGGAACGTCGCCGACACCCCCAACGCGTTCTACGCGTGCTCGGACGTGAAGTTCTCCTGACCGAGGCCCCCCGGTGCGCGTAGCCGCCGCGCGCCATGTGAGAGCCGGCCCGCCCGCCGTCCGGTGCCCCCGGACCGGGCGGGCCGTTCCCGTCCCCGCCCTCACACGCACAAGGCGAAAGGCGGCCTCCGGTTACGGAGACCGCCTTTCGCGTGTCTGTGCGCCGCCAGGGACTCGAACCCCGGACCCGCTGATTAAGAGTCAGCTGCTCTAACCAACTGAGCTAGCGGCGCCTGCTGACTCGAAAATAATACCTGGTTCCCGGGGGTGCTGATGACACGTGTCCCACCGGCCCCGCCGGATCGCGGCAGGGGACAGGAAAGCCCAGGTCAGAGCGCCATCGACAGCAGGAGCGGCGCGGCCCGGCGGTTCAGTGTCGCCGCCGCCGAGCGCAGCCGGTGCGCGTCCTCGATCGGCAGGGAGAGCGCCAGGCAGCCCGCCGACGACCCGGCCGTCAGCGGGACCGCCGCGCAGACCGTGCCCACCGCGTACTCCTGGATGTCGAGCACCGGGACCGTCGCCGGCTGGCTGTCCAGCTTCGAGAAGAGCACCTTCTCGCTGGTGATCGTCCGCGAGGTGAGCCGGGCCGTCCGGTGCCGGGAGAGATGGTCCCGCCGGCCGTTCTGGTCGAGCTGGGTGAGCAGGCACTTGCCGATCGCGCTGGCGTGCGCCGCGGCGCGGAAGTCCACCCACTCGTTCACGGCGGGGGTACGCGGGCCGTCGGCCACCTGCGTGATGCGGACCTCTCCGTCGACGTACCGGCTGACGTAGACCGCCGCGCCGACCGAGTCCCGCAGCTGCGTGAGCGTCCGCTGGAGGCGTGCCTCCATCGCCTTGCGGCGGGTGGCCCCGGACCCGAGCTCGGCGAAGGCGGACCCGGCGACATAGGCGCCGTCGGCGACCTGCTCGACGTACCCCTCACGGCGCAGGGTCAGCAGGAGGGGCGCGAGATGCCCGACGGGGAGCCCCGTCTCGCGGGAGAGCCGCTCCTCGGTCACACCGTCACCGTGCGTGGACACGGACTCCAGTACGCGCAGGGCGTACTGCACCGAGTGGAACGGCGCCTTCGGCTCGGGCTTCAACGCCACGGTTTCCCCCTACCAGGTTGTGACCGCCAGCTTTTCTTCCACCATA
This DNA window, taken from Streptomyces nitrosporeus, encodes the following:
- a CDS encoding lytic polysaccharide monooxygenase auxiliary activity family 9 protein, giving the protein MRKRASAAVVGLAIAGVSMFATGSASSHGYTDSPISRQKLCANGTVSGCGAIQWEPQSVEGPKGFPAAGPADGKICAGGNSGFAALDDPRGGNWPATQVTGGQGYSFRWQFTARHATSDFRYYITKNGWDSTKPLTRAALESQPFMTVPYGNQQPPSTLVHQGSMPTQKSGKHVILAVWNVADTPNAFYACSDVKFS
- a CDS encoding IclR family transcriptional regulator, whose product is MALKPEPKAPFHSVQYALRVLESVSTHGDGVTEERLSRETGLPVGHLAPLLLTLRREGYVEQVADGAYVAGSAFAELGSGATRRKAMEARLQRTLTQLRDSVGAAVYVSRYVDGEVRITQVADGPRTPAVNEWVDFRAAAHASAIGKCLLTQLDQNGRRDHLSRHRTARLTSRTITSEKVLFSKLDSQPATVPVLDIQEYAVGTVCAAVPLTAGSSAGCLALSLPIEDAHRLRSAAATLNRRAAPLLLSMAL